The DNA segment GCTGCACAAGTGCGGCGTGACCTTCGTCCTGGACCGGGCCGGCGTCACCGGCACCGACGGCGCCTCCCACAACGGCATGTGGGACATGTCGATCCTCCAGGTCGTCCCCGGGCTGCGGCTGGCTGCCCCGCGCGACGCCGAGCAGGTCCGCGCCCAGCTGCGCGAGGCCGTCGCCGTCGAGGACGCGCCGACCGTGGTGCGCTTCTCCAAGGGCGCCGTCGGCCCCGCCGTACCGGCTCTCCGCCAGGTCGGCGGCATGGACGTGCTGCGCGAGCCGGGCACCGACACGCCCGACGTGCTGCTGGTCTCCGTGGGCGCCCTCGCCCCGATGTGCCTGGAGATCGCCGGGCTGCTCGACAAGCAGGGCATCTCGACCACCGTCGTCGACCCGCGCTGGGTCAAGCCCGTCGACGAGGCCATGGCCCCGCTCGCCGAGCGGCACCGGGTGGTCGTCACCGTCGAGGACAACAGCCGCGTCGGCGGCGTCGGCTCCGCGATCGCGCAGGCACTGCGCGACGCGGGCGTGGACGTGCCGCTGCGTGACTTCGGCATCCCGCCGCGCTTCCTCGACCACGCCTCCCGCGCCGAGGTCATGACCGAGATCGGCCTGACCGCGCCGGACATCGCCCGCCAGGTCACCGGTCTGGTCGCCAAGCTCGACGGCAGGCTGGACGCCAAGTTCGGCGGCACGTCCGCCGTCGTGGACCCGGTGGAGCCGGCGCGCGACTAACGCGACCGGAGAAGGCCTCGAAAGGGCCGGTTCCGCCTCACTTCCAGGTGGCGGAACCGGCCCTTTTGCGTGAACCTGCGTATGTCGGGGCATACGCATCCCCAGCCCTCTCGATCATGTCGAGGACGACGAGCGCGTGGGAGGTAGGCCCAGTGACCAGCACCCTCTTCCGTACGAAGAAGGTCGAGCAGTCCATCCTCGACACCGAGGAACCGGAACACGCGCTCAAGAAGTCCCTGTCAGCCCTCGACCTGACCGTCTTCGGCGTCGGCGTCATCATCGGCACGGGCATCTTCGTCTACACGGGTTCGGTCGCCAAGACCACCTCCGGTCCCGCGATCGCCCTGTCGTTCGTCGCGGCGGGCATCGTCTGCGCCCTGGCCGCCCTCTGTTACGCCGAGTTCGCCTCCACCGTCCCGGTGGCCGGGTCGGCGTACACGTTCTCGTACGCCTCGATCGGCGAACTGCCCGCCTGGATCATCGGCTGGGACCTGGTGCTGGAATTCGCCCTGGGTACGGCGGTGGTGGCCGTCGGCTGGTCCGGCTACTTCCGGTCGTTCCTGTCGAACAACATCGGATGGAACATCCCCGAGGTGCTCGGCGGGCGGGACGGCGCCTCGGGATTCGGCTTCGACATCTTCGCCTCCCTGCTGGTCCTGGTGCTCACGGCCGTGCTCGTGGTCGGCATGAAGCTGTCCGCACGGGTCACCCAGGTGGTCGTGGCGATCAAGCTGGTCGTCGTGCTCATCGTGATCATCGCCGGGGCGTTCATCGTCAACACCGCCAACTACCACCCCTTCATCCCCCCGTCCGAACCGGCGGCCTCCACCAGCGCCATCAAGGCGCCGCTGATCCAGCTGATGTTCGGGTGGGCGCCGTCGAACTTCGGCGTGATGGGCATCTTCACCGGCGCCTCGATCGTCTTCTTCGCCTTCATCGGCTTCGACGTGGTGGCCACGGCCGCCGAGGAGACCCGCAACCCGCAGCGCGACATGCCGCGCGGCATCATCGGCTCGCTGCTCATCTGCACGCTGCTGTACGTGGCGGTGTCGATCGTCGTCACCGGCATGGAGAAGTACACGAACCTGTCCGTGCAGGCGCCGCTCGCCCAGGCCTTCAAGGCCACGGGCCACCCCGCCTACGCGGGCATCATCAGCTTCGGCGCCACCATCGGCCTGATCACGGTGTGCATGATCCTGCTGCTCGGCCAGACCCGCGTGTTCTTCGCGATGAGCCGCGACGGCCTGCTGCCGCGCTTCTTCTCGCACACCCACCCGCGCTACCGGACGCCGTACCGGCCGACCATCCTGCTCGGCGTGATCATCGCGGTCATCGCGGGCTTCACCAGCCTCGAGACGCTCGGTGAGCTGGTGAACATCGGCACCCTGTTCGCCTTCATCATCGTCGCGATCAGCGTGGTCATCCTCCGCAGGACCCGCCCCGACCTGCACCGTGCCTTCCGCACCCCGTGGGTCCCGGTCGTCCCGATCCTGTCGGTGTGCGCCTCGCTGTGGCTGATGCTCAACCTGCCCACCGAGACCTGGATCCGGTTCGCCATCTGGATGGCCATCGGCTTCGTCGTCTACTTCGCCTACGGCCGCTCGCACAGCCGCCTCGGCCGCCAGGAGGAGACGACCCGGGACGACGTCCTGGGCGGGCACGAGCACCACGACAGGAAGAAGCCGTAGGCGCGGCGCCGCCGCTCAGCCGAGTACCGTACGCGGGCCCGTCACCTCGGCGCCCAGGTCGGACACCCTGCGCCGCAGCTCGCGGTCGGCGGTGACGACCAGGCGGGGCCGGTCGGCGGTGCCGGAGACCAGCTCCACGATCCAGTCGTCCCCGCTGCCGGGCGCGGACTCCACCCGCACCCCCGGCACCGACTCCACGCCCCGTGCCGCGCCCTCCACGACCAGCACGATCTCCGAAGGATCCGCGTGGCCGGGAACCCCGCCGGTGGCCAGCCGGTCCCGCAGCCGCTCGGCGGCCCCCTTGCGGTCCTTCCACCAACCGTCGGGCTTC comes from the Streptomyces sp. NBC_00820 genome and includes:
- a CDS encoding amino acid permease, translated to MTSTLFRTKKVEQSILDTEEPEHALKKSLSALDLTVFGVGVIIGTGIFVYTGSVAKTTSGPAIALSFVAAGIVCALAALCYAEFASTVPVAGSAYTFSYASIGELPAWIIGWDLVLEFALGTAVVAVGWSGYFRSFLSNNIGWNIPEVLGGRDGASGFGFDIFASLLVLVLTAVLVVGMKLSARVTQVVVAIKLVVVLIVIIAGAFIVNTANYHPFIPPSEPAASTSAIKAPLIQLMFGWAPSNFGVMGIFTGASIVFFAFIGFDVVATAAEETRNPQRDMPRGIIGSLLICTLLYVAVSIVVTGMEKYTNLSVQAPLAQAFKATGHPAYAGIISFGATIGLITVCMILLLGQTRVFFAMSRDGLLPRFFSHTHPRYRTPYRPTILLGVIIAVIAGFTSLETLGELVNIGTLFAFIIVAISVVILRRTRPDLHRAFRTPWVPVVPILSVCASLWLMLNLPTETWIRFAIWMAIGFVVYFAYGRSHSRLGRQEETTRDDVLGGHEHHDRKKP
- a CDS encoding NTP pyrophosphohydrolase; its protein translation is MDDAHGSPDTDDPLLVIVDCANVVGSKPDGWWKDRKGAAERLRDRLATGGVPGHADPSEIVLVVEGAARGVESVPGVRVESAPGSGDDWIVELVSGTADRPRLVVTADRELRRRVSDLGAEVTGPRTVLG